The following proteins are co-located in the Gloeocapsa sp. PCC 7428 genome:
- a CDS encoding calcium-binding protein: MATINGTSGNNTLTGTQFADSIFGFAGNDSLLGLGGNDLLDGGVGNDYLAGGNGNDNLFGGANDNPDIFVPRGNDTLDGGMGDDSLSGGDGNDVMYGGVGNDGLSGGEDNDIMYGGVGNDGLDGNDGSDILYGGDGNDALNAGTTYVDSNYYIGDSASDFLYGGDGNDTYIVGDQFDDEIIEAANAGIDTVITYTNYQLSANVENLILRGNRATTGIGNNLDNTITGNFSNNTLIGGGGNDIINFGNDFSIYIGEDILYGGDGNDTLYASSYSRLFNGYYYSQDEDTLYGGSGDDVLYSAVGCVAYGGSGNDTLYGALQSGNAGGTGDDTYFVGREIVTAYDPFGGTYEVEITVGIGETANAGTDTVYASYDYTLPEHFENLILTDDAIVGNGNRVNNALTGNNLNNILDSKAGNDTLKGLAGNDTLIGGDGDDILTGDQGNDQLIGGRGIDALYGGAGNDTLSFGAIDKRLDGGGGTDTIAVDGSGIVIDLTTLPNDRIQGIEIIDLTGTGNNSLNLTRLDLLDLSDTTNQLIVNGNAGDAVTSIGQGWLLSNTPTTLNGIVYDRYTSGAATLLVDADITQTIS; this comes from the coding sequence ATGGCAACTATTAATGGGACGTCGGGTAACAATACTCTTACCGGAACTCAATTTGCTGATTCAATCTTTGGTTTTGCAGGTAATGATAGTCTTTTGGGATTGGGTGGGAATGATTTGCTTGATGGCGGAGTAGGCAATGATTATTTAGCAGGAGGTAACGGTAACGATAATCTGTTTGGCGGAGCGAATGATAACCCTGATATTTTTGTACCACGTGGCAATGACACACTTGATGGAGGGATGGGCGACGATAGTTTGAGTGGCGGTGATGGTAATGACGTTATGTATGGCGGAGTTGGAAATGATGGTTTGAGTGGCGGTGAGGATAATGACATTATGTATGGCGGAGTTGGAAATGATGGTTTAGATGGAAATGATGGTAGCGATATTTTGTATGGCGGTGATGGCAATGACGCGCTCAATGCTGGCACTACATACGTGGACTCTAACTATTACATAGGTGATTCCGCTTCAGATTTTCTGTATGGTGGTGATGGCAACGATACATATATCGTAGGCGATCAATTTGACGACGAAATTATTGAAGCAGCCAACGCAGGAATAGATACCGTTATTACATATACCAACTACCAATTAAGTGCAAACGTAGAAAACTTAATTCTACGCGGGAATCGCGCCACTACAGGAATAGGTAATAACCTGGATAATACTATCACAGGTAACTTTAGTAATAATACTCTGATCGGTGGTGGTGGCAACGATATTATCAATTTTGGTAATGACTTCTCAATCTACATTGGAGAAGATATTCTATATGGCGGTGATGGCAACGATACTCTCTACGCATCCAGCTATAGTCGATTGTTCAATGGATACTACTACTCTCAAGATGAAGACACTTTATATGGGGGTAGTGGCGATGATGTTTTATACTCTGCTGTTGGTTGCGTTGCGTATGGTGGTAGCGGTAACGATACACTCTATGGTGCCTTACAGAGTGGTAATGCAGGAGGTACTGGTGACGATACTTATTTTGTTGGTAGAGAAATCGTTACAGCCTACGATCCTTTTGGCGGAACGTATGAAGTTGAGATTACAGTAGGTATTGGAGAGACGGCGAACGCAGGCACAGATACTGTTTATGCTTCTTATGATTACACGCTGCCAGAGCACTTTGAAAACCTAATTCTGACAGATGATGCAATAGTAGGTAATGGTAACAGAGTCAATAATGCGCTTACTGGCAACAATCTCAACAATATTCTTGATAGTAAAGCGGGTAACGACACGCTCAAGGGATTAGCTGGTAATGATACTCTGATTGGTGGTGATGGTGACGACATCCTTACTGGCGATCAAGGTAATGATCAATTGATCGGTGGTAGGGGTATTGATGCGCTTTATGGTGGTGCAGGCAATGATACTCTTAGCTTTGGAGCTATTGATAAACGCCTTGATGGTGGTGGTGGTACAGATACTATAGCTGTCGATGGTAGTGGCATTGTTATTGACTTAACAACTTTACCAAATGATAGAATTCAAGGCATCGAAATTATTGACTTGACAGGTACTGGTAACAATAGTTTGAATCTAACGCGGTTGGACTTGTTGGATTTATCCGATACGACGAATCAACTGATTGTCAACGGTAATGCGGGTGATGCGGTGACGTCTATAGGACAAGGATGGTTATTGAGTAATACACCAACTACACTTAATGGTATTGTGTACGATCGCTACACATCTGGCGCAGCGACGCTACTGGTAGACGCTGATATCACGCAGACAATTTCCTAA
- a CDS encoding TspO/MBR family protein: protein MIRSWMVIGAVAFLVALGANLITRGDRQWFKRLRRPGWLTFEPLIPIIWTIIFICGAWSAYIVWEANPGTSFTWLLMGFYLLLEIVTIAYTPVMFRTRSLKVGTIIGGAGAIIGLLLTLTVLPISGWATLLLVPYLLWSPIGTYTTWAMMRLNPADI, encoded by the coding sequence TGCTTTCCTTGTTGCGCTGGGTGCTAACTTGATAACGCGAGGCGATCGCCAGTGGTTTAAACGCTTGCGTCGTCCTGGTTGGTTGACATTTGAGCCATTAATTCCCATTATTTGGACAATTATTTTTATTTGCGGCGCTTGGTCAGCATATATTGTTTGGGAAGCTAATCCAGGTACAAGTTTTACTTGGTTATTAATGGGGTTTTATTTATTACTAGAAATAGTGACAATTGCGTACACGCCAGTAATGTTTAGAACCCGTAGTCTCAAGGTGGGAACAATTATCGGTGGTGCTGGTGCAATTATTGGTCTTTTATTAACACTAACTGTACTACCAATTTCTGGCTGGGCAACATTGTTACTCGTACCTTATCTGCTTTGGAGTCCAATTGGTACATATACAACATGGGCAATGATGCGCCTCAACCCCGCTGATATTTAA